In Vespula pensylvanica isolate Volc-1 chromosome 2, ASM1446617v1, whole genome shotgun sequence, the genomic window gttatatatttgaaatattaatcttagTTGGATTATATTTTGTGCGAAGTAAAGAGAGGCGTATTGCAGTGAACGCATTAAATCGATACATTTTTTACGTGCTCGTCGTACGtttaagatatattaattgtttatatagagaaagtatctaggaaaaaaatatataaaaaatggatTATGATTACTTGATCAAGTTTTTGGCTCTTGGGAATTCTGGAGTTGGAAAAACTAGTTTTCTGTATCAGTATACCGACGGTACTTTCAATTCACGTTTTGTTTCTACAGTTGGaattgattttaaagaaaagagagtagtAAGTatacatttcatttataatatttggtTTTAGTTATCTTTAAACcctttatataaattgtattctAATCAATTACTTTGGATTGATTATAGATATATCAGATGCCTGATGGAAGTAGCCAAAGAGTACATTTGCAGCTTTGGGATACGGCGGGTCAAGAAAGGTATGTacattattgatatttattagatacaataatattaaactgTAATTTTCGagcataaataattttatagaaatcatgatattttcatgattttttatatttagatataaatttatatatttaagaaattgcATGGtgataaatacataattgAGTAATAATgaagtatattaatatctttaaaatctaATAACTTCTTTTAACATAGTGCATGAtgtctttataatatatataacatgatatatagaaaataaaactaataaagttagtttaaattaatatcattaacatTCAGGTTTCGAAGTTTAACCACGGCTTTTTACCGGGATTCTATGGGTTTCCTATTAATTTTTGATCTGACCAATGAGCTCTCCTTTCTTGAAGTTAGAAATTGGCTGGAACAGCTTAGGGTACTTgtctttttatagattattggaaatttattttaacatatatttagTATGTTGCATATTTTCGGACGATTCTTTGAGCTATAATCAATTTAACTACATAATAAGTctgttaatttattaacatttgtTTGGTCATATTGAGCATGTGATAGAATTAGATTAGAGCATGTAATAGTTGCGCTTGAAATgatacttataaatattacttttgatTAACACAATTAGGTTTATATATGAGCTGGACAAAAACTCAAATTGTCGTTCGATTTCAATTAAAAGGTATATGAGCCATTCATACTATATTACATGATTGTTTATCACAGCGTtatattaatccttttttcctttataacgattcttatttttcatatatatatatatacagatgcATGCGTATTGTGAAAATCCAGATATAATTCTCTGTGGTAATAAATCTGATCTTGAGGACAAGAGAGTTATTAGCGAGTATAAAGCACGTGATCTAGCAGAAAAACATGGGTGAGTTTATAAGTTCTTTTATAGATAGCaagttaacaaaattattttattttatataaaaacatgcaaagataaaatatataaatgcgaATCTTATAGTTTTTCTTTGGGGGGtgtaattgaaatattgattttcaGCTTGGTATATTTGGAAACTAGCGCTGCTACTGGACAAAATGTTGAACGTGCAGTAGAAATTCTGTTAGATCGTGTTATGCGCAGAATGGAAGTTACAGTAGATAAGTCGTTGCTACCACATCAAAAGGTTTTGAAGTGTCACGAGCGTGAGACACCACCTCCTAGTAGTTCTTGTTATTGCTGACAGTGTGATTTTGCATAGACAGTCAGATAGTTTGACTGCTATTGCAATTGGAGGTCTCaggggaaaaaatatttcctttattctcATAGGCTAACAGACCGACATTTAACTTAATTACGAGTCATTCAATTCTGGGTAAAAAAGGTTGTGACAAAGGCATTTATTCAGAATTTTTTCTGAAATTTATCAGGTATGTCTCGAGTTgtgaatattaatatcaatattctaAGCTATTGCTTCCTACAATGTACAATCCCATTGTCTTCCATGTTTCTTCCTTGTCATATCAAtttatctcttcctttatcatatcattataatatgtattatcattatcatatatacatatcatatatatatatatatatatatatatatatatatatatatatatatttgttcttaAATGAATCTTTATGGTACATTTTTCATTCCTGCTTCCTTGATATCTTTTCCttgaaatctttaaaaataatgatttaactTATACCTCCATCATAATAATATGCACAAAGTGTTCAAAAAGTCAATCTTTCAATGTGTCAAAAGTGTGATATAactatttcaaagaaattttcaaatttacgaATCTTCATATATGACTAAATGTTTTTAATGCTGTTAttgtatgatatttatttaaaattattcaatataatcGTAAGTAACACGTTCAATACAATCAATAATATCATACAATATGCATGAAGTACTTGTGATATTTATACAGATTTAATATCTTGttcgaattaatataaataacgatatcGCGTTTGGAAATTATGAGAAATTACGTTATTAATGTAATGGAAGCAagattatatacttatactatatatatatatatatctctctctcgtacaatgtatttctttgtcaacaatttctttataatcttAAACTCGATCAGTTTGATCAAATATGTTCTAAAATTGACAaatatacataggtacattAATCCTTCCTTTGTTCGCGTATACATAACAAAATCAAGCACGAAGCGTGGTATTTGGGAGGAGAAATATAGCGTGGAAAATATCATAGACGTCgggaaacgaaacgaagtttCGTTAATTGCCATGGGGCGAAGAATATACCGGATGTTACCGTTAGAAACTGTCGTCAGTACAACGTCTTAATTATTAGTTAGCTATTTATATACTTGGTTTGTCTCCTCAATTGAGatcttccattttatttatttacaaagaaaagttttctttaaattctatcgatgaatttcattttcagcTAATGTATCATACGATCATTCGTCTCATCAGCGAACGTTAAAAGTGATTTTTCACTTGCGCTTgaaacttattattttttctttgatcgcATTGTCACGAGCAATAAGATAAATCCATTATTAGCGCGATGTCATGGTGTTCATTTacgttataaaaatacatatccTTGAAGATTTTAGAAAAAgccccttttatttttaataactcgTTTATGTTATGCTCGATCATggatgaaaataatcgaatcaaTTTAGAATGAAAGTGCGAAATCATTTCcatgatttatttatctccGAGATATCcatgcatttatttattttttttatttgggtGCTTGTTTTATTCACGATTGAAACCTCTTGAATAGAGCGTTTTATTAAAGCTCCAATTTATGAGCATATCGAACGAAAGGTATATTTGGATTTCACGgttttaatcaaatattgGGGATATTAATAAGTTTACGAGAAATCATAAATATCTGAATTCTAACAGATTGACACATATgagatcgtataaaaaaaagaagtgagtaggaaaagaaaaatatgattatcgcatataatacattgatattgtattttataggatggataatatattttcgaaacaaTAGACGCGAAGAATTGACTTGATCAGGTGAGATCGAACGTTCGTCAGGTGACCGAAGCAATTTAGTACAGTTCGAGTGGAAGCctcgaacgatcgacgagGGAATACGAGCAATTTGCGCTTTAAAGTCCTACAAGTACGATGTCTGTGTTCAGCCGTCCATAGAGCTTGGTTGTCAGTAACACGTCGACACGGTCGAAGTCCACTTGGAGGCTTTCAATTTGTGTCTCTCGTCTTGTCGGAAGCTGCTAATTATTATTGCAGTTCCTGTTAGTTAATTTGATCCAAATAGAGACAAAGGTAAAATCGTTTGAAGTCGAAGCTTCAGGAGTCGCGATAAGTAGACAACATTTATCGAAGCGTGTTAGCTGTAACGTTTTAGAATTTACTTACTTTTCGTATTCGCTCTTATCCCCTCGATTGTTACTCGATGCCAGTTCAACGGCAAGTTTCCATGAAGTCGGTAGCATTGGCTCGAAAGTTACGAATAGAAACTTTCCATTGATGCTATTCGTTGCCTTAGATTCGAAGAGGAGAACCGAGAAAAGCGACGACACTGTATGGATTCGATAACAGGCTatataaacgagagaagagaaataaggtTTTCAACGTGTCTCGAAAGAAACCTTAATGGACGAAGTAtctgtatgttttttttttttttattctttctctcttcttatcttAACAACTACGTTGAACAGGTATCTCGGTAAGAAGGGCTTCGTTTCTTGGCGGTTTCACGTTTTCTAGACTCGTATACgcattttgtattttctagtttatttcaacgaaataaagaaagaaagaaacaatacgGAGGAGAAAGTTGACAATAAACACgtagaattttgttttttttttcttctcttcgcttAGCGTGAGCAgtattgttcttctttttcgcaCAATTTTTAATTGGACGTACGTTGCCTCTTTTTGTGAGTTAGACGTAAGGAAATGTTTACAGAATAGATTGatagtcgagaaaaaaagaatttttggataaatcgagaaaataaaatcgagtggaagataaaatgaaattacgtCGTGGCTTCGTCgagattctttcgtttttaggTCGCATGTGTTATCGAGCGATTTATAATTTCCATTCCTGTAGacattcgttatttctttctctttgtctctctctctctctttctctttttctctctttctctctctctctctttctctctctctctatctctcttccattGAGTTAGAAAATCGAACTTCTTTGAAATCGTCGATACACGTAGTTACGTACTCCGATCATCGAACGAGTTTGTCGCATCGTTTATTCAAAAATTCCTGTTTCCGTAATCAGACAGGCGTCAGGGAGATATTGAGTAGGAAAAtgtgtcttctttctttttctttccctttctatttctatttctctttcactcagcTGTGAAGAATGAAACGCGCGTTGAACTATATCTGGATGTGTTTACAGGATTCGTATCTATCCGATGCTTGAGattctcgtctcttttcttccattttctcaTCCCTAAGGGACGACGCGAATGTACTCGATTGTTTCATTTGAGATTGTGAAACACGAGAAACTAGCTTACGGGAAGCTTTACACTATTGCAGGATGGAACGCTATGAGGGGGCGGCTACTATACGACGTTTGGACATGAGAACGATCCTTGCAAGgactgtctctcttttcctttcttctctcgttttggTCCATTCGTTTTCTCGCTGTCccatcttctatttctttttttgtctccttCTCATTGCTATAGGTACAGTACGAAGGAGTGGCATCCAAGTTTCCGCGTTTCTGCGTTTTTACGTCCTTCAATGGAATTGATTCTTTCAAGACGGGAAgagcaatttttctttaattccgTCACGCGGAAAATCGTACCGCCTCGGACGTTATTCTGACTCGTTCAAAATCGTATTTCCattgagaaaaaaggaaggtacTTGTGAAAATCCTACGAATAGCTCTTATCGATTTTGTTCTTTGGAACGTGCAAAGGAATTATGATTGGTTGtctcgatgaaaaagaaagagagagagagagagagagagagagaaatatataaagataatataatataaagacaATTAGTTTCAATCATAATGAATGAAGGAAATATAggaagtagatatatattatatatatttatatcaaaactGACTTAAGAGTAAAACTGTTCGAGTCAATGACAGCCTAGATTTTCtagaataagaaattattcctTTCCCGTTGGAGCCAATTAAAGATTCCTCTTTCCTTCGGGATTATATACCAATACTATCACAGACTACTACTCGACCTGTATCGCTACTGCGAAAAGGTGGGACGCTGGTTGATCGATCGTGGTCCTTTTCCAATTAACGTCACGTCTTGGACCTCGGATCGTTATCCTTATCGTCGGCTATTTCTTGAATCCGGTCAGCCGATAAAGAAAGTCTCACGAAaggtatctttctttctaactttctttcttttttcttctcaaaaCTCggtcgattctctctctctctctctcactctctttttctttttctttctcttttagttGAATCCCTTTGGCGAATCTACCATCGGCCGTTTTCCAGGCGAAGGAAAATACACTGGCTTGCACTGACACATCGAGAACGTACATGTACAAGTCTTCTTCCGCTTTGTTTTAAGATTGTTCAGGGAATCGTAAATGGTGAAACTCGATGCTACTTCAGAATGCGTCCTATTCGTTCGCGTTCGATACTCTTTCGGAAAATCTACCGTTGAATACTTCGAAGCAGgagtaaaggaagaaagttcATGCGCGTATTactatatagagagaaagttcTACGATCGTGCTTTAGGGTACGAACAATTACTTCGAACGTGGATCGTTCGAATGAACGAggaaagtttataaaaatcgtataCTGCGATGAGCTTACCGATTAATCCTAATGTCTTTATTGGATCTTCACGATCAATGGGAATTatcaagataaaataattttttattattttcaaccgAAATGGAGGAaatatctgtttctttttctgttcatatctttttaaatgtttcgaatgaaaccttttttttatattacaatagtTACTAATTTActttgtatgtatatcaaGTGAAAAATTTGTAGGATAATTAAAAGTTGAACTTTGTTCGCCTAAACTTTAATAGACGATGGCAGCTCAcgtttttaattaactttcAATTACCAACGGAAGCTGCACGTCGCAATTTCGTGTAGATCGAAAGGAATTTTAATTTGTCGAGAATCATATTTGGTCAGACCAATTAgagaagcaaaagagagaaaaagagagaagagatagaaagagaaagagaaagagagagagagagagagagagagagagagagagagagaaaggagagagaaaactccGACGAGATAGGAAAACTCCAAGTAGATGGTAAAAGAAAGCAATTATATTGGACCATTTCGAAGTGAGGTAGCTTATAATGTGGAAATAAAACGCTCCGGTTGGTCTAGGATACTAGAGAATAGTCGAGAATCAGCTGCTGTGTAGGTGTTGTAGTcaatacgaagaaaaggaagggagaaTGATATTCAATGTGAAAGATACCTAAGTCGATATGAAAAACATAAGCGTATAAGGAATGGCTTCTGTCGTATGCTAATTCGATTtggaaatattctttctcgaCTGATCTCTATGCATTGCAAATAGTTACTACGACACGCAttccaaattattatttttgttgttatctttctctggaaaaattttcaaatttcttttattctctaacattcgattccttttctttctttttcttttttttttttaaggaatagttccatcgattattatttcgagGGAAGAGACTATTTCAAGATCGTTTTCATTGTCAGGCAAAAAGTTAAAAACACCCAGGAGCAATGTTGCTGAGAATCGGACAGGTTTGTGTGATTTATgcatcgttcgatcgtatttaTGAGAATTCGACGAAGAGATTTCTCCTGGGGACTATGGTATCCCATCGACTCTCTCCTATCACCGATCGAGCTATTCGACCTTGTCTACGAAATGTTTTTGCGCGTTATAAAACGTTCGCGTTTCGTCGGATTGACGGGGAAATTTGACGCGATCGTTTACTTCGATATTGTCAACTTgccgatatatttttataactttatcTATCGAAGGAATGTCGATATAGATTGGACGGTAGATTCATACGATTCGTATATACCATTTCAAGTTAATGTCTtggaaatcaaatttttttattgtcaaatattgatttataagtaattattaaatatattatattttaaatatgaaatatattatatttgggtatatatgtacacgtacaaTATACCTATTTAGGTACCAACAACATAGGTACTTGCCATATGTATTTTTGAGGAGTGGTGCGTGACGAGAAACCCGCGAGCACAAACACGCGTGTATATGCATGCAGAAGCATGAATCTAATTTACGAGAGAAGAGCACGTCCGCCTGTCGGACTGTCCGTTCCTTGGAAAGGGTTTCGCGATCACACAGGAATTTCTAAGTGCGTTCTCTTCACGCTAAATTATCATCGTGTTCGTCGCAATAGAGCTACTCTGTGTTGACGTTAAGTATTAATGGTATATCTTTCATCACTTTACAAAAATTAGTCATTGTGAACTATCGTGACTCGTATCATGAAAATGACttgtattatgaaaatatcttgaaatattCAACGTTCGATATAAGTTatacaaaggaagaaaataaattctctatattttttatttatttatttatttatttcttttttcgatatcaGTTCCTTTAAAGATGGTTAAATTTTGAACGAAAAATGTTGGCTGTTTGATACCGAATGGCAAAAAGGcaaaaaatgtttgatattCGAGCTATGATGGTAAATATTGTACAAAAAtatctcttcgttcgttttgaAAGTGACGGATATTAAAAGTTTGTAAGTATGAAAGAAGCCGTGTATTCCTAAAAGTATTCTCGGAATTGGAGTCTTCGTCGCCATACGTCGTTTTatctcgtcttttttcttcttcgatcagATTTTTATACTTCGAATTTGTAAAATCGATGAAGAATTTATTCATAGATTACGATCTTATCATTTTTAGTGCTTCTTCCTAATCAGTATAAAAAGCAAATACTCGATGTGCAATACTTGGACATTTAAGAAATCAATTTAAGGGAATTCCTGCCCTTGATCGATCTTTGTAAATGTCAACTTTTTATCAGAACTTTATCGTTtcctattttcattttctgtgTTCACGTACAtgtttatgtaaatatgtatagagAGTTTAACAAGTATTCGTACATTATAGTTTCGTACTATAAAACTTCGAAAACTATAATTCGTATATTAcagttttttataattatatatttttttgttatatcttttttataaagtaatatattattataatcactTTATCGTAATTATAACACTACagtatcattttataaaactatacTATATACGACAGTATAAAACTATAGCATAAGATTATACTATAGTTTTATACTAtagtataattttctaatctaatttatagatatagtaTACAATACAGTGTAAGATTATACTTGTCAcgattattatactatatagtCGTTTACTATAATcactttataaaaattatatatgataacgACACTGAATATGAAATTCTATTCATGTTTGATTAAATATCagggaatagaaagagaaaacattaAAAGTTTTTGTATTACTATATTCgtcattcatttatatatagaaaaaatattagtttcgtagatactattatttattatgaaaatacagaaaatataaaagattgtaaaattaatgattttaaaaaattgctCCTAATATGAAATtctattcaaaattaaaattaaaaattaaaattattatttaaaattaaaaactaatttatttttttatctttttaagaCAATTTGGACATATGTATAAAGGTACCACAATCAATAGTACCATAATATTCATGGACCCATTTGTAGCGCTTGTTGCTTTGAAATCACATTTACCAGTGTGGTCCTTAAAATAAAAGcacaaagaagataaatattttatgttgtTATCCAATTCCGATTTGGAATTATCTTCCTCGtcaatttacttttcttttgtactttACAAGTATCTCATATTAGGAACTTTCTAGATCTGAGAATGGAAGTTAAATTAAtctgaaaaattctaataaaatttgttaataatactaataattgtTTGATGaagctaataaataaatcgatcaaataatttacctttaatattatattatacaaagcTTCTTTGTCAATgactataaaaatttctaacgagaaaaaacaaacgtaATAACGTCTAGACAATATCATGCGGAGGACgttgttgtttatttttctaaatattgcTGCAGTATTGCAGTCCTTCCTTGTAGATATAGTATGGAGTATTATATCAGGCACGTTTCATATTTGGTACCGTTaccctatatgtatatatatgcatttatatatgtatatatgtatttcagtGTATGTATCTTGGTATCTTggataacaaaattattggtCCATTTTTTTTACCAAATAATTTGAACGGAAAGTCGTATATTGATTTACTTGAAAACTATATTTATCCATTGATCGtagaaatcattgaaaatgatGTGAATATAtcagaaaatgttttttagcATGATAATATTCCTGCACATTATACAGTTTCAATATGACAGTTTTTAAACCAGCATTTTCCCGATCATTCACACGTTTGGAATTTTTTTAtggtaatatttaaaattcagaATATATGCCACTCAACCAACTTCAATGGGAGAACTTCAGTAGCGCGTAGTTGAAGAATGCTGTCAGACTATACTGAATGTACTGCGGAATGTTCGACGTAATACTGAATAAAGATTAACcgagtaaaaattattacatggAAGTCAACGTttgaacatttaataaaataaaggttGTTTTCAAAACTGAATATGCATTTTATTGTACTTGAAACTTCGAAAcacattttcttataaaactattaatttaatattaaaaaaaaaaaaatagctccattataaaaagatatgcCTTTCAAATGATATGTCACTTGACCCTTATtgctatttaaaattattgaaggCGTTATTAATCCTTTAGAAGATTAGCCGAAAATGAGTGAATTTACGAGAAGCATTTCATAAATTCACTCACCCCTTTGAAATGgggaaatttatcgaaaaaatttatttattaagattatttattgagaaaatttatctatctcagcgtttttgaaaatatcactgaattttataataatcctgATGgacatttttcgtttataaaaaaaagtaatatatatatatatatataatatttatataaaattatcactgtataaaagaaaatgtacgatgcaacaaagaaatataatataaatttaatatatatatatatatatatattgaggctattttttacattcactataatataaattccaTATATAAATT contains:
- the LOC122637587 gene encoding ras-related protein Rab-27A, with amino-acid sequence MDYDYLIKFLALGNSGVGKTSFLYQYTDGTFNSRFVSTVGIDFKEKRVIYQMPDGSSQRVHLQLWDTAGQERFRSLTTAFYRDSMGFLLIFDLTNELSFLEVRNWLEQLRMHAYCENPDIILCGNKSDLEDKRVISEYKARDLAEKHGLVYLETSAATGQNVERAVEILLDRVMRRMEVTVDKSLLPHQKVLKCHERETPPPSSSCYC